A section of the Candidatus Eisenbacteria bacterium genome encodes:
- a CDS encoding M1 family metallopeptidase yields MTTLVGFRHRAAWFALAGCAAAWAPPAAAAPEPPRWQQSADYRLEVELDPDARVISGRETLTYLNRSPDTLRALTFHLYHRAVRPGTELDRAHRRGDRWDVADLEPSRWGECEVESARVDGQPRPFVPGPDPSLGVLELPGPLAPGDSVRAVLSFVDRFPGINVHDGFRGREFFAGEWFPKVAVYAPVPGDPSRGAWHADPYAGRGEFFADFGSYEVALTLPASYLVVATGSLLNPDEVLPSEVRLRLRGLGEREVLVWERPGPPESDRNALVTWRLGAERVHDFAFAAMESFTWRALRRDGVTVSAVCPPGDAGTWAGAPGWAAEVLADLAARLGPYPHDHLDLVGTRALSASIEKPALVWISRAHYADTRSRRFQEVLAHEVAHQWFYGTVANDEAREAFLDEGPATWLALKSVERRYGGTHNLRAPGGALARLLVTPDDQRSEHWRALLDWERRGGGEPMGLPADSFATQTAYIRAVYTRGALMLDALERRLGPQHMEQALRDYASRWSFGHPTTADFLSAMESSTGEPLDSFFGFWLGGVARAHPPAEEWRGGVALQFANGVARLQARRVDRATLWWRPMLTYNRLDGAGAGLRLRLEPPDGGWTLGVGGALPTRSLEGALRPWLDGSAAFRFAGRTLRGELALDAARGEGRSRSRGGVTLWLQPDPARTPRYAVRAGIERWLLFHPEYLRHREGSPNGDSVSWGQTTWDVSAAGDWMFRSLAVRPEFQARGSMPSSIDRTGGDRFVRFSGALRLHARRGGADRARVRLAAGTLPTLEVRAVLPTDPGPRPIAAPQELFRLAGAGPHEEFDHALARSRGVFDTGGHVVVAGGAGVRGYFDRDVVSRRFAAANLEAPLARAWFGPESMIWSGLDEPRRPQVVALVFADAARLGGVSGVDGAGATYADAGFSLVGRGLPWDLTVRLDFPVWLSRPAGGEGAVRARWLLSLGSLF; encoded by the coding sequence GTGACGACACTCGTTGGATTCCGGCATCGCGCCGCGTGGTTCGCGCTGGCCGGGTGCGCCGCGGCCTGGGCTCCTCCGGCCGCGGCGGCGCCGGAACCGCCGCGCTGGCAGCAGTCCGCGGACTATCGCCTCGAGGTGGAGCTCGATCCCGACGCCCGCGTGATCTCCGGCCGCGAGACGCTCACCTATCTCAACCGTTCGCCCGACACCCTGCGCGCGCTGACCTTCCACCTCTACCACCGCGCCGTGCGCCCCGGCACCGAGCTGGACCGGGCCCATCGCCGGGGGGACCGCTGGGACGTGGCGGACCTGGAGCCATCGCGCTGGGGCGAGTGCGAGGTGGAGTCGGCCCGCGTGGATGGGCAGCCCCGCCCTTTCGTCCCGGGTCCCGATCCCAGCCTCGGCGTGCTGGAGCTGCCCGGGCCGCTCGCGCCCGGTGATTCCGTGCGCGCGGTGCTGTCCTTCGTGGACCGCTTCCCCGGGATCAACGTGCACGACGGTTTTCGCGGCCGCGAGTTCTTCGCCGGCGAGTGGTTCCCGAAGGTGGCGGTGTACGCGCCGGTCCCCGGTGACCCGTCCCGCGGCGCCTGGCACGCGGACCCGTACGCCGGGCGCGGGGAGTTCTTCGCCGACTTCGGGAGCTACGAGGTGGCGCTCACGCTCCCGGCGAGCTACCTGGTGGTGGCCACCGGCAGCCTGCTCAACCCGGACGAGGTGCTTCCTTCGGAGGTGCGGCTGCGCCTGCGGGGGCTGGGGGAGCGGGAGGTGCTCGTGTGGGAACGCCCGGGGCCGCCGGAATCGGACCGCAACGCGCTGGTCACCTGGCGCCTGGGCGCCGAGCGGGTGCACGACTTCGCGTTCGCGGCGATGGAGAGCTTCACATGGCGCGCCCTGCGCCGGGACGGGGTGACCGTTTCCGCGGTGTGCCCGCCGGGGGACGCCGGGACGTGGGCCGGCGCCCCCGGGTGGGCGGCGGAAGTGCTCGCGGATCTGGCTGCCCGCCTGGGCCCCTACCCGCACGATCACCTGGACCTGGTCGGCACCCGGGCCCTCTCCGCCAGCATCGAGAAGCCCGCACTGGTGTGGATCTCGCGGGCGCACTACGCCGACACGCGCTCGCGCCGTTTCCAGGAGGTCCTCGCGCATGAAGTGGCGCACCAGTGGTTCTACGGCACCGTGGCCAACGACGAGGCGCGCGAGGCCTTCCTGGACGAGGGACCGGCCACCTGGCTGGCGCTCAAGTCGGTGGAACGCCGCTACGGCGGGACGCACAACCTGCGCGCCCCGGGCGGCGCCCTGGCGCGGCTGCTGGTCACCCCCGACGACCAGCGCAGCGAGCACTGGCGGGCGCTCCTCGACTGGGAACGCCGCGGGGGAGGCGAGCCGATGGGCCTCCCGGCCGACTCCTTCGCCACCCAGACCGCCTACATCCGCGCCGTCTACACCCGTGGTGCGCTGATGCTGGACGCGCTCGAGCGGCGCCTCGGGCCGCAGCACATGGAACAGGCGCTGCGCGACTACGCCTCGCGGTGGAGCTTTGGACACCCCACCACCGCCGACTTCCTTTCCGCGATGGAGAGCTCGACCGGCGAGCCCCTGGACAGCTTCTTCGGCTTCTGGCTCGGGGGCGTGGCGCGGGCGCACCCGCCGGCGGAGGAATGGCGCGGGGGCGTGGCGCTGCAGTTCGCCAACGGGGTCGCGAGGCTGCAGGCGCGCCGCGTGGACCGCGCCACCCTGTGGTGGCGGCCCATGTTGACCTACAACCGGCTGGACGGCGCCGGCGCGGGGCTACGATTGAGACTGGAGCCTCCGGACGGGGGCTGGACCCTCGGCGTCGGGGGCGCGCTGCCCACTCGCTCTCTCGAGGGCGCTCTTCGGCCGTGGCTGGACGGCTCCGCCGCCTTCCGCTTCGCGGGGCGGACGCTGCGGGGCGAGCTGGCGCTGGACGCGGCCCGGGGCGAGGGCCGCTCGCGCTCCCGCGGGGGCGTGACGCTGTGGCTGCAGCCGGACCCGGCGCGCACGCCGCGCTACGCGGTGCGCGCGGGGATCGAGCGCTGGCTGCTGTTCCACCCCGAGTACCTGCGCCACCGGGAGGGATCCCCCAACGGGGACTCCGTGAGCTGGGGGCAGACCACGTGGGACGTTTCCGCGGCCGGCGATTGGATGTTCCGCTCCCTGGCAGTGCGACCGGAATTCCAGGCGCGGGGCAGTATGCCGTCATCAATCGACCGGACCGGCGGCGATCGCTTCGTGCGCTTCTCCGGCGCCCTGCGCCTGCATGCAAGACGCGGGGGCGCGGACCGGGCCCGGGTGCGGCTGGCCGCGGGCACGCTGCCCACGCTGGAGGTCCGCGCCGTTCTTCCCACGGACCCCGGCCCCCGTCCAATCGCCGCTCCCCAGGAGCTCTTCCGCCTCGCCGGTGCCGGCCCGCACGAGGAATTCGACCACGCGCTGGCACGCTCGCGCGGCGTGTTCGACACCGGCGGGCACGTGGTGGTGGCCGGGGGCGCCGGGGTGCGCGGCTATTTCGACCGCGACGTCGTGTCACGCCGCTTCGCGGCCGCCAACCTGGAGGCGCCGCTGGCCCGCGCCTGGTTCGGCCCGGAGTCCATGATCTGGTCCGGGCTCGACGAGCCGCGGCGGCCGCAGGTGGTGGCGCTGGTGTTCGCCGACGCCGCGCGGCTCGGTGGGGTGAGTGGCGTGGACGGTGCGGGCGCCACGTACGCCGACGCCGGATTCTCGCTGGTGGGGCGCGGGCTGCCATGGGATCTTACGGTGCGCCTGGATTTCCCGGTCTGGTTGAGCCGGCCCGCGGGGGGCGAGGGCGCGGTGCGCGCCCGCTGGCTGCTGAGCCTGGGCAGCCTGTTCTAG
- a CDS encoding HEPN domain-containing protein: MSSDALNRARRRLAGLVGELEHGEAHAAAGRHGLAARAGYDAIEAALKAALAAVGVDPPTWVDVGPQLDEHRDRFSPSARAKLDALIHVARVAWEEREAGFESGVGQARAERLYDDYDSRSALDTAERVRTTVKEILDAM, encoded by the coding sequence ATGTCATCGGATGCCCTGAACCGGGCGCGCCGGAGGCTGGCCGGGCTGGTCGGCGAACTGGAGCACGGCGAGGCGCACGCGGCCGCCGGGCGGCACGGGCTGGCGGCCCGCGCGGGCTACGACGCCATCGAGGCGGCGCTGAAGGCGGCCCTCGCCGCGGTGGGGGTGGATCCCCCCACGTGGGTGGACGTCGGCCCGCAGCTCGACGAGCACCGCGACCGCTTTTCCCCCTCCGCCAGGGCGAAGCTGGACGCGCTCATCCACGTGGCTCGGGTGGCCTGGGAAGAGCGCGAGGCGGGCTTCGAGTCCGGCGTCGGCCAAGCCCGCGCCGAGCGCCTGTACGACGACTACGACTCCCGCTCGGCCCTGGATACCGCCGAGCGGGTGCGGACCACGGTCAAGGAGATCCTGGATGCCATGTGA
- a CDS encoding phosphatase PAP2 family protein — protein MPCERRAGLPARSRVQPGAMFPFLWLLLALAAPAPARAENSFDREGRKFFHETLYDPTVHDFMSGATQLGNGAVVLAGCGALALLGHDSLAVTGRVAGAATMQAGAMALGLKLLVYRERPDGPSARIGSSFPSGHAAVSFAFATVIAERHPKVAPWAYAAAALVGISRVYLGRHWPTDVLAGAALGYGAGRLAVWESHRLGLDGS, from the coding sequence ATGCCATGTGAGCGCCGGGCCGGTCTCCCCGCGCGATCCCGCGTGCAGCCCGGGGCGATGTTCCCGTTCCTGTGGCTGCTGCTGGCGCTGGCTGCGCCCGCGCCCGCCCGCGCCGAGAACTCCTTCGACCGCGAAGGCCGGAAGTTCTTCCACGAGACGCTCTACGATCCCACGGTCCACGACTTCATGTCCGGCGCCACGCAGCTGGGCAACGGGGCGGTGGTGCTGGCCGGGTGCGGGGCGCTGGCGCTCCTCGGCCACGACAGCCTCGCGGTCACCGGCCGGGTCGCGGGAGCGGCCACCATGCAGGCCGGGGCGATGGCGCTGGGGCTCAAACTGCTGGTCTACCGCGAGCGGCCCGACGGCCCATCGGCGCGGATCGGTTCCTCCTTTCCGTCCGGCCACGCGGCGGTGAGCTTCGCATTCGCCACGGTGATCGCCGAGCGCCACCCGAAGGTCGCCCCGTGGGCTTACGCGGCGGCCGCGCTGGTGGGGATCTCGCGCGTGTACCTGGGCCGGCACTGGCCCACGGACGTGCTGGCGGGGGCGGCCCTGGGCTACGGGGCGGGGCGTCTGGCGGTGTGGGAATCGCACCGACTGGGCCTCGATGGGAGCTGA
- a CDS encoding glycosyltransferase family 39 protein: MRPLALVVFLTGTLLLLLHLGRADIRGGEEGRHAVMARNAARHASQLLNPSPEPAGAPGRTPFLYPAVAAAFLRLPGPAEGALRLPSSLAVLAAAAALGLLAARGAPLAGVTAMGLFLLSPLALIAGRLATPDAAATLFAVLGFASSVTAARSGNRPGLALSGVLLGLSFLCRPWVCLPAVAGSLVAPAAAPHGRHDRPERRLLTLAAAFALTAGSHWILVSLFSPLTWNHWVDALTAPLITRPVGASWPNDAHLELWATLAPALPLIALGLLAHLRDPFEPLHLATMAWAAASLVARPVPMDGPGALMFLPAWCLVGAAGAVELSRWATVEQWRYPWSARIGIAALVAAAGAAFIPVFAPALRPLGGPLAVGLDLAGWAALLWLIAGRYATQPLKLAAAATGLLTVLGAQAIVTLPLLHRAESRSAYREAGALLATTVQGAALDAVAFVAPDPEALAFYVYRRGVSWAPGGRIMDPGAFLDLADGRHARAYVVPAGPAPAREGAEPPSGMIEWLATNKAERTAELGGLLGSPPPCRVFVNGAPNVPPMGPARPPGVPERKAIIHPEPQPRRYRRL, translated from the coding sequence GTGCGTCCTCTAGCTCTCGTGGTGTTTCTCACCGGCACTCTTCTGCTGCTCCTTCACCTCGGCCGCGCGGACATCCGCGGCGGCGAGGAGGGCCGGCACGCGGTCATGGCGCGCAACGCCGCGCGCCACGCATCTCAATTGCTCAATCCCTCGCCCGAACCGGCGGGCGCTCCGGGGCGCACCCCGTTCCTGTACCCCGCAGTGGCCGCGGCCTTTCTCCGGCTGCCCGGCCCCGCGGAAGGCGCCCTGAGGCTGCCCTCGTCGCTCGCCGTGCTGGCCGCCGCCGCGGCGCTGGGACTGCTGGCGGCCCGGGGCGCGCCGCTGGCCGGGGTGACCGCCATGGGGCTCTTCCTGCTGAGCCCGCTGGCGCTCATCGCCGGGCGCCTCGCCACCCCCGACGCCGCAGCCACCCTGTTCGCCGTGCTGGGCTTCGCTTCCTCGGTCACCGCGGCCCGCAGCGGCAACCGGCCGGGGCTCGCGCTCTCGGGGGTGCTGCTGGGCCTGTCATTCCTGTGCCGCCCGTGGGTGTGCCTGCCGGCGGTGGCCGGTTCGCTGGTGGCCCCGGCCGCCGCGCCGCACGGCCGGCACGATCGGCCCGAGCGCCGGCTGCTCACGCTCGCGGCCGCCTTCGCGCTCACCGCCGGCTCCCATTGGATCCTGGTCTCGCTGTTCTCGCCGCTCACCTGGAACCACTGGGTGGATGCGCTCACCGCGCCGCTGATCACCCGTCCCGTCGGGGCCAGCTGGCCGAACGACGCCCACCTGGAACTGTGGGCCACCCTCGCCCCCGCCCTGCCCCTGATCGCCCTGGGCCTGCTGGCGCACCTGCGCGATCCGTTCGAGCCGCTGCACCTGGCCACGATGGCGTGGGCGGCGGCCTCGCTGGTGGCGCGGCCCGTCCCCATGGACGGCCCCGGTGCCCTGATGTTCCTCCCGGCCTGGTGCCTGGTGGGCGCGGCCGGCGCGGTGGAGCTGAGCCGGTGGGCCACCGTGGAGCAGTGGCGCTATCCGTGGTCGGCGCGCATCGGCATTGCCGCGCTGGTGGCCGCGGCCGGCGCGGCATTCATCCCGGTGTTCGCCCCCGCGCTGCGCCCCCTCGGCGGACCGCTCGCGGTGGGCCTCGATCTCGCCGGCTGGGCGGCGCTCCTGTGGCTGATCGCGGGCCGGTACGCCACGCAGCCCCTGAAGCTGGCCGCCGCCGCCACGGGGCTCCTGACCGTGCTCGGGGCGCAGGCAATCGTGACCCTGCCCCTGCTGCACCGGGCCGAGTCCCGTTCCGCCTATCGCGAGGCCGGCGCACTGCTGGCGACCACCGTCCAGGGGGCGGCCCTCGACGCGGTGGCATTCGTGGCGCCCGACCCGGAAGCGCTGGCCTTCTACGTCTACCGCCGCGGGGTCTCGTGGGCTCCGGGGGGCCGCATCATGGATCCCGGCGCCTTCCTGGACCTGGCGGACGGCCGGCACGCCCGCGCCTACGTGGTGCCCGCCGGCCCGGCCCCGGCGCGCGAGGGCGCGGAGCCTCCGAGTGGCATGATCGAGTGGCTGGCCACGAACAAGGCCGAGCGCACCGCGGAGCTCGGGGGGCTGCTCGGCTCACCGCCGCCCTGCCGCGTCTTCGTGAACGGCGCCCCCAACGTGCCGCCGATGGGTCCGGCCCGCCCTCCCGGTGTGCCCGAGCGCAAGGCCATCATCCATCCCGAGCCGCAGCCCAGGCGCTACCGGCGCCTCTGA
- a CDS encoding carboxymuconolactone decarboxylase family protein codes for MEETLLQLVLFSGYPTAIEAFRVWRQSGPQGSPPGPGRPSGGTRTSWKRAGGKLCARIYGPTYAGLRNFMRRLSPELDALMTEVGYGRVLSRPGLPPAAREVVTVGALLGSDRPRQLLAHARGSLRMGIECEELDELLARLGPRLTRGQRSRARGVLRDARRLDRDGGTG; via the coding sequence GTGGAGGAAACCCTGCTGCAGCTGGTGCTCTTCTCGGGCTACCCGACCGCCATCGAGGCGTTTCGCGTGTGGCGGCAGTCCGGCCCCCAGGGTTCCCCGCCGGGGCCGGGCCGGCCCAGCGGCGGCACCCGGACGAGCTGGAAGCGGGCGGGGGGAAAGTTGTGCGCGCGTATCTACGGACCCACGTACGCGGGGCTCCGGAACTTCATGCGCAGGCTGAGCCCGGAGCTGGATGCCCTTATGACAGAAGTAGGTTACGGGCGTGTGTTGTCCCGGCCAGGGTTGCCCCCGGCGGCCCGGGAGGTGGTGACCGTGGGGGCGTTGCTGGGCTCAGACCGGCCGCGCCAGCTCCTGGCCCATGCGCGGGGCAGTCTCCGGATGGGAATCGAATGCGAGGAACTGGACGAACTGCTCGCCCGGCTGGGGCCGCGGCTCACGCGCGGCCAGCGCTCGAGGGCCCGCGGTGTGCTGCGGGATGCCCGCAGGCTGGACCGCGATGGAGGAACGGGATGA
- a CDS encoding PD40 domain-containing protein — translation MTTTRTAARHAAPLLVALLCALPCAGLVPPADAALKPRPLTFHTGFNGFPAWTADGRQVLFSSGREAQVRRNCLWITSADTDTAAQFTYGIWDDSWPAVSPDGRSVLYMSIQQGQNNIWQKRMDADSAWAVTDPRHVNLFPKWFKDGRRILYVSERDTLQGIYVRDIATGAETCLFRSREVIYHPVLSPDESEVFFSSAMSRVNFDIYRLPVTGGRPQPWSQMPGFEMCPVFTPDRSHLLWAAADEKGIYHLWVAPLESALKGHRIEMDLPSSYYPAFSPDGKWLAFCSKDETGGVDIWIAPWPPGEAGAP, via the coding sequence ATGACCACCACACGCACCGCGGCGCGGCACGCCGCCCCACTCCTGGTTGCACTGCTGTGCGCGCTGCCGTGCGCCGGCCTCGTCCCGCCGGCAGATGCGGCGCTCAAGCCGCGCCCGCTCACGTTCCACACCGGGTTCAACGGGTTTCCGGCCTGGACCGCCGACGGCCGGCAGGTGTTGTTCTCCAGCGGACGGGAGGCGCAGGTGCGACGGAACTGCCTGTGGATCACGTCGGCCGACACCGACACCGCCGCGCAGTTCACCTACGGCATATGGGACGACTCCTGGCCCGCCGTGAGCCCCGACGGCCGGAGCGTGCTCTACATGAGCATCCAGCAGGGCCAGAACAACATCTGGCAGAAGCGCATGGACGCGGACAGCGCCTGGGCGGTCACCGACCCGCGCCACGTGAACCTGTTCCCCAAGTGGTTCAAGGACGGGCGTCGGATCCTCTATGTCTCCGAGCGGGACACGCTCCAGGGCATCTACGTGCGCGACATCGCCACCGGCGCGGAGACCTGCCTGTTCCGCTCGCGGGAGGTGATCTACCACCCCGTGCTGAGCCCGGACGAGTCCGAGGTGTTCTTCTCCAGCGCCATGAGCCGGGTGAACTTCGACATCTACCGGTTGCCGGTCACCGGCGGACGGCCGCAGCCGTGGAGCCAGATGCCGGGATTCGAGATGTGCCCGGTGTTCACGCCCGACCGGAGCCACCTGCTGTGGGCCGCGGCCGACGAGAAGGGCATCTACCACCTGTGGGTGGCCCCGCTGGAGTCCGCGCTGAAGGGCCACCGAATCGAGATGGACCTGCCCAGCTCGTACTACCCGGCCTTCTCCCCGGACGGAAAATGGCTGGCGTTCTGCTCCAAGGACGAAACGGGTGGCGTGGACATCTGGATCGCGCCGTGGCCCCCCGGGGAGGCGGGCGCGCCGTGA
- a CDS encoding glycosyltransferase, with amino-acid sequence MSGPPRASVLIRTRDGGEQLRRTVAAVRAQRGVDFEAVILDTGPAPGASEPLAGGPVRVVRFEGPFSHARSSNAAARAAASEILVFLSDDAVPADDAWLRTLLAPLDSPEVAATFARQAPGPVASVLEARDLRRAYPDRGPSPTILSNASSALRRSLWREHPFDESLPLAEDLEWGRWALARGLRVVYVPEAVVIHAHGYDAGALRARYREEGRALARLGLPVLGGGLPEQAWLRGLPGDLWAVLRAGRFAELGPALRYHLEMYRALAEGAAAGPGSAPRAGAA; translated from the coding sequence GTGAGCGGCCCGCCGCGCGCCTCGGTCCTGATCCGAACCCGCGACGGGGGAGAACAGCTCCGTCGCACGGTGGCGGCGGTCCGGGCGCAGCGCGGCGTGGATTTCGAGGCGGTGATCCTGGACACCGGCCCGGCGCCAGGCGCGAGCGAGCCGCTGGCCGGCGGGCCGGTGCGCGTGGTGCGCTTCGAGGGCCCCTTCAGCCACGCGCGCAGCTCGAACGCGGCGGCCCGCGCCGCCGCCTCCGAGATCCTGGTGTTCCTTTCCGACGACGCCGTGCCCGCGGACGACGCATGGCTGCGCACGCTCCTGGCCCCGCTGGACTCGCCCGAGGTGGCCGCCACGTTCGCGCGTCAGGCTCCCGGCCCGGTGGCGTCGGTACTGGAGGCCCGCGACCTGCGGCGCGCCTATCCCGACCGGGGACCTTCCCCCACCATCCTGTCCAACGCCTCCTCCGCGCTCCGCCGCAGCCTGTGGCGGGAGCATCCCTTCGACGAATCCCTGCCGCTGGCGGAGGACCTCGAGTGGGGCCGCTGGGCGCTCGCCCGGGGTCTGCGCGTGGTGTACGTGCCCGAGGCCGTGGTGATCCACGCGCACGGCTACGACGCCGGGGCGCTGCGCGCGCGCTACCGCGAAGAGGGGCGCGCGCTCGCGCGCCTGGGATTGCCGGTGCTGGGCGGCGGGCTGCCCGAGCAGGCCTGGCTCCGCGGCCTTCCCGGCGACCTGTGGGCGGTGCTGCGCGCCGGGCGCTTCGCGGAGCTGGGTCCGGCACTGCGCTATCACCTCGAGATGTACCGCGCGCTGGCCGAGGGCGCGGCCGCGGGGCCCGGATCGGCCCCCCGGGCGGGCGCGGCGTGA
- a CDS encoding alkaline phosphatase family protein has product MTMAVEGRQVFLLVDAMGWEVVRRFHAFETLAPHRRPLETVLGYSSGAIPTILSGRMPQEHGHWALFPRALGRSPFAWTAALRLLPRSWQHRYRVRRLIREATRRREHITGYFQIYDVPLWLLGRLDYTERHDLWSPGGLAPEGGVFDRWREQGRSYFCSGWEGPDADKFERAIAAAADSSVRTFFIYATELDALMHRLGTHDPEVGARVRRYEDRTAGLLRAIRGADIRDPELYVFSDHGMTDTRSCHDLMAAVAALGLREGRDYLAFYDSTMARFWFERPAAEGPIKSLLRGLDYGAPVEADEMRRCGLAFPDRRYGDLVFLMHPGRLIAPSYMGTGAPAAMHGFHPADADSAGALLTARPLPEDVLHIRDLYRLLTA; this is encoded by the coding sequence GTGACCATGGCAGTGGAGGGGCGCCAGGTCTTCCTGCTGGTGGACGCGATGGGCTGGGAGGTGGTGCGCCGCTTCCACGCCTTCGAGACGCTGGCGCCGCACCGGCGCCCGCTCGAGACGGTGCTGGGGTACAGCTCCGGGGCCATCCCCACGATCCTCTCGGGCCGCATGCCGCAGGAACACGGCCACTGGGCGCTGTTTCCGCGCGCGCTGGGACGCTCCCCCTTCGCGTGGACCGCGGCACTCCGGCTGTTGCCGCGCTCGTGGCAGCACCGCTACCGCGTGCGCCGGCTGATCCGGGAGGCCACGCGACGGCGCGAGCACATCACCGGCTACTTCCAGATCTACGACGTCCCGCTGTGGCTGCTGGGCCGGCTGGACTACACCGAGCGGCACGACCTGTGGTCTCCGGGCGGGCTGGCCCCGGAGGGCGGGGTGTTCGACCGCTGGCGGGAGCAGGGGCGCAGTTACTTCTGTTCCGGCTGGGAGGGCCCCGACGCGGACAAGTTCGAGCGGGCAATCGCCGCGGCCGCCGACTCGTCGGTGCGGACGTTCTTCATCTACGCCACCGAGCTGGACGCGCTGATGCATCGCCTGGGCACGCACGACCCCGAGGTGGGCGCGCGGGTGCGCCGCTACGAGGACCGCACCGCGGGGCTGCTGCGCGCAATCCGGGGCGCGGACATCCGTGACCCGGAGCTGTACGTGTTCTCCGACCACGGCATGACCGACACCCGGTCCTGCCACGACCTGATGGCGGCGGTGGCCGCGCTGGGCCTGCGCGAGGGGCGGGACTACCTGGCTTTCTACGATTCCACCATGGCGCGGTTCTGGTTCGAGCGGCCGGCGGCCGAAGGACCCATCAAGTCGTTGCTCCGCGGACTGGACTACGGGGCCCCGGTGGAGGCGGATGAGATGCGCCGCTGCGGGCTGGCCTTCCCGGACCGGCGTTACGGCGACCTGGTGTTCCTGATGCACCCGGGACGACTCATCGCTCCCAGCTACATGGGTACCGGCGCGCCCGCCGCCATGCACGGCTTCCATCCTGCCGACGCCGATTCCGCCGGGGCGCTGCTCACGGCCCGGCCTCTCCCGGAGGACGTGCTGCACATCCGCGACCTGTACCGCCTGCTGACCGCGTAG